From the genome of Uranotaenia lowii strain MFRU-FL chromosome 1, ASM2978415v1, whole genome shotgun sequence, one region includes:
- the LOC129749179 gene encoding O-acyltransferase like protein-like encodes MRLLEVFLLASVAFFGSVNAEVPLVLLQSLSRDFVTFLGQQGGSWNLTDSTFRSQDLTCLNQLNHFAESLTNVEPWAVQMYDSWGKVPSGLLFGNTYEFGNFDQCRRIEHTNYFGSIDGQHCTLIVDVRALQLPIPPIWYGICIPGSCRPQLLRQLSNTFFLTRNMGVLNDLDAFCYRNEEKQYSATTIAAIVLFSCYGALLVAATIADFAFLSMESSVPDYVKRFSIYTNLLKIFHTTPRSTSKSETMDCVNGVRALSMSWIIVNHIHDTALGIPAFNPIPRMEYRNSYFGILFHRLGGKAVDIFLLLSGMLVAIKVLRELDATRKLNVPKMWLHRYIRITPAYAALIFFAIAFINEFGEGILYKTVSIEPVEACQKSWWAALLYIQNYSHHKEMCFPYTWYLSVDMQLYFLSPLILIPLWKYGRKFAPVIGLLALLSISCVFATMLVNEYRLTLFQPMGDGFARKTYHPTHTRMSVWLFGVLFGYYLHKTKSSTIRLSKRTLLVGWTFTLVILLLTGYSLKQVYVGDYTQFSGVVDAFYEALHRCFWAFAVMWTIFVCINGQGGVVNQFLGWSFWQPLAKLSYSMYLLHILVQLATVTMTLKQPIYFSTVNIFYTFFGLTGLTAVMSTAWCFAFEYPFFGLENYIFRKKSAESAKPILPSS; translated from the exons ATGAGGCTGTTGGAGGTATTTCTGCTAGCATCGGTGGCATTTTTTGGGTCCGTGAACGCTGAGGTCCCGCTGGTGCTGCTCCAAAGTTTGTCCAGAGATTTCGTGACGTTTCTGGGACAGCAAGGCGGTAGCTGGAATTTGACGGATTCTACGTTTCGATCCCAGGATTTGACCTGTTTGAATCAGCTCAATCATTTTGCCGAAAGTTTGACCAATGTAGAACCATGGGCAGTTCAGA TGTACGACTCATGGGGAAAGGTCCCTTCGGGATTGCTGTTCGGGAATACTTACGAGTTTGGAAACTTCGATCAGTGTCGAAGGATTGAGCATACGAACTACTTTGGATCGATCGATGGACAACATTGTACTCTCATAGTGGACGTAAGAGCTTTACAGCTTCCGATACCTCCGATTTGGTACGGGATTTGCATACCTGGCTCCTGTAGACCTCAGCTTCTACGTCAACTTTCGAACACGTTCTTCCTTACCCGCAATATGGGTGTGTTAAACGATCTGGACGCGTTTTGCTACCGGAATGAGGAGAAACAATACTCCGCAACGACTATCGCAGCTAT AGTTTTGTTTTCTTGCTACGGGGCTCTTCTCGTAGCTGCAACAATAGCTGATTTCGCATTCCTTTCAATGGAATCATCGGTGCCCGACTACGTGAAGCGTTTCTCGATCTACACTAATCTGTTGAAGATCTTCCACACGACTCCGCGATCTACGTCGAAATCGGAAACCATGGATTGTGTGAACGGCGTTCGAGCACTGTCTATGTCGTGGATCATTGTGAACCACATTCACGATACGGCTCTTGGAATTCCCGCTTTCAATCCTATTCCACGAATGGAATATAGGAATAGCTATTTCGGGATATTGTTCCATAGACTTGGAGGTAAAGCCGTGGATATATTCCTACTGTTGAGCGGGATGCTGGTAGCCATAAAGGTTCTACGAGAGCTAGACGCCACACGAAAGCTCAACGTACCTAAAATGTGGCTTCACCGTTATATTCGCATCACTCCGGCCTACGCAGCCCTAATTTTCTTTGCTATTGCATTCATTAATGAGTTTGGTGAAGGAATACTCTACAAGACGGTTTCAATCGAACCTGTTGAAGCTTGCCAAAAAAGCTGGTGGGCGGCTCTGTTGTACATCCAAAACTACTCTCACCACAAGGAGATGTGCTTCCCCTACACCTGGTACCTGTCCGTCGATATGCAGCTTTACTTCCTCTCGCCTCTTATACTGATCCCTCTGTGGAAATACGGCAGGAAATTTGCACCGGTAATCGGTCTGCTCGCGCTTCTTTCCATATCGTGTGTATTTGCAACGATGTTGGTGAACGAATACCGTCTAACCTTATTCCAACCGATGGGCGACGGATTTGCCAGAAAAACATACCACCCAACTCACACTCGGATGTCCGTTTGGCTGTTCGGAGTCCTTTTCGGTTACTATCTGCACAAAACCAAATCATCCACAATTCGACTTTCGAAGAGAACCCTACTAGTTGGATGGACCTTTACTCTCGTAATTCTCCTGCTAACCGGATACTCTCTGAAACAAGTCTACGTCGGAGATTACACACAGTTCTCCGGAGTCGTCGATGCCTTCTACGAAGCGCTGCATCGGTGCTTCTGGGCCTTCGCCGTCATGTGGACCATATTCGTGTGCATCAACGGGCAAGGAGGAGTGGTCAATCAATTTCTAGGATGGAGTTTCTGGCAGCCCCTAGCGAAACTTTCCTATTCCATGTACCTGTTGCACATTCTGGTCCAGCTTGCAACTGTTACTATGACGTTGAAGCAGCCTATCTACTTCAGCACGGTGAACATTTTCTACACGTTCTTCGGCCTAACGGGTCTTACTGCAGTGATGAGTACGGCTTGGTGCTTTGCCTTTGAGTATCCGTTCTTTGGGTTGGAAAACTATATTTTCAGGAAGAAATCAGCTGAATCGGCGAAACCTATTTTGCCTTCCAGTTAA
- the LOC129759675 gene encoding nose resistant to fluoxetine protein 6-like: MNSFNLLGLLLASIIVVAVDADGDSSLVQLQSLSRDFLTFLGQQALSWNLTDPSYASQDLTCLNQLAQLDVDLRNSDLWAVNMYDSWGKAPSGLLFGNVFELGSFDQCRRVSYANYFGSIEGQHCTLIIDLRSLQLPVGSLWYGICVPAVCRPALVGALSNAFLGGRGSGLWNDLNSFCYGNEEKPFSALSIVAIVLFSCYGFVLIAATALEYLFTVRKSTVPSYVQRFSIYTNTVKIFHLTPPSKSKSEVMDCVNGIRALAMLGIIVHHVVGLTYLLPNVNFVLRMEYEKNYLWAAFHRLGGIAVDIFLLLSGMLLTMKVLRELDSSGKLNVIQLYLQRFLRITPAFAAAILFAMAFIDHLGEGFLYKNIAAQHSGACSQSWWSALFYVQNYVHYDSLCLPHTWYLAVDMQLYILSPLILIPLWKYGKRFIPVISMLALLSISCVFATFLYNDFRLNIAFSRNEMEKKTYHPTHARMSVWLFGVMFGYLLHKTKSSTIRLPKPILTLGWSLALGILILVAYTVRQVYVGDFNAIPVVVDAFYESLHRSLIALSVAWIIFVSINGQGGIVNRFLSSALWQPLARLSYSMYLLHMLILTPISMNIKVPLYFSAIDVVFGCFGLTGLSALVSIVWSAAFEYPFFGLEKKLIKSK, encoded by the exons ATGAACTCGTTTAATCTGTTGGGTCTGCTATTGGCTTCGATAATTGTCGTCGCCGTCGATGCCGATGGTGACTCATCGCTAGTTCAGCTACAGAGTCTTTCCCGAGACTTTTTAACGTTCCTCGGACAGCAAGCTTTAAGCTGGAATTTGACGGACCCTAGCTATGCCTCCCAAGACCTAACCTGTTTGAACCAACTCGCTCAGTTGGACGTTGATTTACGGAATTCCGACCTTTGGGCTGTTAATA TGTACGACTCATGGGGCAAAGCGCCATCTGGACTTTTGTTTGGAAACGTATTCGAGCTCGGAAGCTTCGATCAGTGTCGAAGAGTTAGCTACGCTAACTACTTCGGCTCAATCGAAGGTCAACACTGTACGCTTATCATCGATTTACGGTCGTTGCAACTGCCGGTGGGATCTTTGTGGTACGGCATTTGTGTTCCAGCAGTTTGTAGACCGGCTCTAGTTGGTGCACTTTCCAACGCATTTCTAGGAGGACGAGGTAGTGGTTTATGGAACGATCTGAATTCTTTTTGTTACGGCAACGAGGAGAAACCTTTTTCCGCTTTAAGCATTGTTGCCAT TGTGCTTTTCTCCTGTTACGGGTTTGTGTTGATTGCGGCAACAGCGTTAGAATATTTATTCACCGTTCGAAAATCGACAGTACCGAGCTACGTGCAACGTTTTTCCATTTATACCAATACGGTGAAGATCTTCCACTTGACACCACCTTCGAAGTCCAAATCTGAGGTTATGGATTGTGTTAACGGCATTCGTGCCCTGGCTATGCTCGGGATAATTGTACACCATGTCGTAGGACTTACCTACTTGCTACCGAACGTCAACTTTGTTCTAAGGATGGAGTACGAGAAAAACTACCTCTGGGCTGCATTTCACAGGTTGGGAGGAATCGCCgttgacatatttttactgctCAGTGGAATGTTACTTACGATGAAGGTACTTCGGGAGCTGGATAGCTCCGGCAAGTTGAACGTCATTCAACTGTATCTGCAGCGATTCCTACGCATCACACCGGCCTTCGCAGCTGCAATACTATTTGCGATGGCCTTCATCGATCACCTAGGAGAAGGTTTTCTGTACAAAAACATCGCAGCGCAACACTCAGGTGCTTGCAGCCAAAGCTGGTGGTCTGCATTATTCTACGTTCAGAATTACGTTCACTACGACTCCTTGTGCTTACCTCATACTTGGTACCTAGCAGTCGATATGCAACTCTACATATTATCTCCACTGATCCTGATCCCACTCTGGAAATACGGTAAACGATTCATCCCAGTTATCAGTATGCTTGCTCTTCTATCGATTTCATGCGTATTCGCGACATTTCTCTACAACGACTTTCGACTCAACATCGCCTTCTCGAGGAACGAAATGGAAAAGAAAACCTACCACCCAACCCATGCCCGGATGTCCGTCTGGCTGTTCGGAGTCATGTTCGGCTACCTGttgcacaaaacaaaatcgtccACTATTCGTCTACCGAAACCAATTCTAACCCTAGGATGGTCACTAGCTCTAGGGATTCTGATTCTCGTTGCCTACACAGTTCGTCAAGTCTACGTCGGTGACTTCAACGCAATCCCGGTTGTCGTAGATGCCTTCTACGAGTCGCTTCATCGTTCTCTGATAGCCCTATCCGTCGCCTGGATCATCTTCGTATCTATAAACGGTCAAGGTGGTATCGTGAACCGGTTTCTGAGTTCAGCTTTGTGGCAACCGTTGGCCAGACTGTCCTACAGCATGTATCTGCTGCACATGTTAATCCTTACACCGATATCGATGAACATAAAGGTGCCGCTCTACTTCAGCGCCATCGATGTGGTCTTCGGTTGCTTCGGGCTGACCGGCCTGAGTGCCCTGGTGAGTATCGTGTGGAGTGCCGCTTTTGAGTACCCATTCTTTGGGTTGGAAAAGAAACTGATTAAAAGTAAATAA
- the LOC129759667 gene encoding uncharacterized protein LOC129759667, with protein sequence MSESSHTQKNSSRVNILLPRGEKSRKRGTEVCQKLRKGKPKLGNSQTTPRASLHQTIRQQIRLCVGKRADKKQINSSNRLQSAFHRRTGSEVIPANQGRIRSLFVAAPVA encoded by the exons ATGA GTGAAAGCTCGCATACGCAAAAAAATTCGTCGCGAGTGAACATTCTGCTGCCCCGGGGGGAAAAGTCTCGAAAGAGAGGCACGGAAGTGTGCCAAAAGCTACGGAAAGGAAAG CCAAAACTTGGAAACAGCCAGACCACACCACGTGCATCTTTGCACCAGACCATCCGACAGCAAATTCGGCTCTGTGTCGGCAAAAG GGCCGACAAGAAACAGATCAACTCGTCCAATCGGCTCCAGTCTGCGTTCCATCGCCGCACTGGTAGCGAAGTAATCCCGGCGAACCAGGGCCGAATCCGTTCGCTCTTcgtcgccgcaccagtggcgtAA
- the LOC129759693 gene encoding nose resistant to fluoxetine protein 6-like, whose translation MRLLWLMAALSCLLGSGAQQSSIDPIVQAVDRQRRILLQNQTQPRSGEFSVDEVAGLSRGFVDFLAEFDVPLVENEGDRICVKTLSDLAQGYLQRHQYAQEWYDSWGKVPSGLYYGNGMTFGNYDQCRNYRWENVKGQHCTFYSFLPNDLPVLQSSICVPHFCDPQTVHDTFGKYLMTKGVVLLDVFDAEQLCHRDRSVEYHGGVITAIVIFSIIATLVLASTIYEFAMVFLDREVNSLMSAFSLYRNIRSIIHIAPKSKDVQKQRDTIECVNGIRALSMIWIIIVHVHETMLIIPVGNPPARTNYMYTFVSSTFWIVGYLAVDTFLALSGMFVAISMLRELDKKQKFNPLWLYLHRYIRITAPLAALVLITVSLTMYMGEGVMWKWLIDQMQVTCSKYWWSTLLHIQNYVNPEELCLSHTWYLSVDMQLYIIAPALIYPLWRYGKRVLWGIGFLALLSIFCVFTTFIVNEFRFNFFANEGFGRSRLTYYPTHARMSVWLWGLIFGYILHITRKSGVTLPKKYYAIGWATCLALLGLIWYASFELFSSDLSTFSLVADAFFESMGRSVFAMCVMWIIFASINGQGGIVNDILSAGIWQPLAKLSYVMYLMHTTVLVLASLANVKTVLHFSFADMLYRIWGAIGLTTTLAVFWSAIFEVPFVTLDKILLKS comes from the exons ATGCGTTTGCTTTGGCTTATGGCAGCGCTGAGCTGCCTGCTAGGCTCCGGAGCTCAGCAAAGTTCCATCGATCCGATTGTTCAAGCAGTCGATAGACAGAGGAGGATTTTGCTGCAGAATCAAACTCAACCGAGGAGCGGTGAATTCAGCGTCGATGAAGTAGCCGGTCTGAGTCGTGGGTTCGTCGATTTCCTAGCGGAGTTCGATGTCCCGCTGGTTGAAAACGAAGGAGATAGAATATGTGTCAAAACTTTAAGTGACCTTGCTCAGGGCTATCTGCAACGGCATCAATATGCCCAAGAAT GGTACGATTCCTGGGGAAAGGTACCGTCTGGACTCTACTACGGAAATGGTATGACCTTTGGAAATTACGACCAGTGCCGGAACTATCGATGGGAAAATGTCAAAGGGCAGCACTGTACCTTTTACTCGTTCCTGCCAAACGATCTGCCAGTCCTACAATCCAGCATCTGTGTACCGCACTTTTGTGACCCGCAAACTGTTCACGATACATTTGGGAAGTATTTAATGACCAAGGGAGTAGTGCTGTTGGACGTTTTCGatgctgaacaactttgccaTCGAGATCGATCCGTCGAATATCACGGTGGAGTGATCACTGCTAT CGTCATATTTTCCATCATTGCGACCCTGGTGTTAGCAAGCACAATCTACGAGTTCGCCATGGTATTCCTGGACCGGGAAGTAAACTCCTTGATGAGTGCTTTTTCGCTGTACAGAAACATCCGAAGCATAATTCACATTGCACCGAAGTCGAAAGATGTTCAAAAGCAACGGGATACGATCGAGTGTGTCAACGGTATTCGAGCTCTCTCGATGATTTGGATCATCATTGTGCACGTTCACGAAACTATGTTGATCATACCGGTTGGCAATCCGCCAGCAAGAACAAACTACATGTATACTTTCGTTTCATCAACGTTTTGGATAGTAGGATATCTGGCCGTGGATACTTTCCTGGCTCTCAGTGGAATGTTCGTTGCGATCAGTATGCTCAGGGAGTTAGATAAGAAGCAGAAGTTCAACCCGTTGTGGCTGTATCTTCATCGGTACATTCGTATAACGGCTCCTCTGGCAGCACTGGTACTGATTACTGTATCCCTCACTATGTACATGGGTGAAGGAGTCATGTGGAAATGGCTGATAGATCAAATGCAGGTCACGTGCTCTAAATATTGGTGGTCCACATTGTTGCACATACAAAACTATGTGAACCCCGAAGAATTG tgccTAAGTCATACTTGGTACCTGTCCGTCGATATGCAGCTTTACATCATTGCACCGGCTTTGATCTACCCTCTTTGGCGTTACGGCAAACGAGTTCTTTGGGGAATCGGATTCCTGGCACTGCTTTCCATTTTCTGTGTATTCACAACGTTCATCGTGAACGAGTTTCGGTTCAACTTTTTCGCCAATGAAGGATTCGGAAGAAGTCGCCTCACGTACTATCCTACCCATGCCCGGATGTCAGTCTGGCTGTGGGGACTGATCTTCGGATACATCCTTCACATAACTAGGAAAAGTGGTGTGACTCTACCAAAAAAATACTACGCAATCGGTTGGGCGACGTGCTTAGCATTACTGGGACTGATTTGGTACGCCTCGTTCGAGCTCTTTAGTTCGGACCTCAGTACGTTCTCTCTAGTAGCAGATGCATTTTTTGAGTCCATGGGAAGGTCGGTGTTTGCCATGTGTGTGATGTGGATTATCTTTGCCAGCATCAACGGCCAAGGAGGGATCGTGAATGACATTTTGAGCGCTGGGATATGGCAACCGTTGGCCAAACTGTCCTACGTCATGTATCTCATGCATACCACGGTCCTGGTGCTGGCTTCCTTGGCAAATGTGAAGACGGTTCTGCATTTCAGCTTTGCTGATATGTTGTATCGGATATGGGGTGCCATCGGACTGACAACGACGTTAGCAGTGTTTTGGAGCGCAATATTCGAGGTCCCATTTGTGACACTggacaaaattttgttgaaaagttga
- the LOC129759683 gene encoding O-acyltransferase like protein-like: MAGIGRLTVVFAVLLTPAELVLGFGKSVLPFNFYERQREANLSAFAELEFGIDEVAALNRGFVDYLLNLDDDSSRCESTLRELAAAYAERDRHALEWFDSWGKVPAGLYYGNGNAFGNWDQCQQFRWADIDGQNCVLNVGFPSNIPALLFIGLCVPQFCEADTIGRLYQSYLESLKAPGLAVYGYVCQQKSVVEFDGAVTVATVVYSIMAALVIASTAYEVCMKYLDRVVNPLLSSFSLDKNIRSIFHIVPKSKTSSRTIDCVNGIRALSMIWIVVVHVHERLPALPIENPPARADYLMSFAFSVLWIAGYFAVDTFFVLGSMLATMSLLKELDRNGKINLLKLYVNRYVRITIPLAALILFTVSFAKYLKDELFWNLTIEAAESECSKYWWSALLHVQNYVNTRNMCLSWSWYLSVDMQLYIVTPALVYPLWRYGKRVLWGIVLLAVLAAACVFTTFITNDFRMNLGAPNGGGERYIMTYFPTHARMGVWMLGIVFGYVLHNTKPNSAKLPKKYFTIGWTVCLLLLGFLLYANYEFQRSDYEQFSNVLDAFYESLSRPAFGIIVMWIIYACIQGEGGIINEFLSADIWQPIAKLSFTMYLLHALLVFIASIVYFSVANLLYLIWGALGLTLTVAVLWSAIFEIPFVILCKALFERMQPAGVEKRVADKIDE; the protein is encoded by the exons ATGGCCGGTATTGGTCGTTTGACGGTCGTTTTTGCGGTGCTTTTGACACCGGCAGAGCTTGTTCTCGGTTTCGGGAAGTCGGTATTACCTTTCAATTTCTATGAACGTCAACGTGAAGCAAATCTGTCGGCGTTTGCGGAGCTTGAGTTCGGTATCGACGAAGTGGCAGCGCTCAATAGAGGGTTCGTTGATTATCTACTGAATCTAGACGATGATTCATCGCGATGCGAAAGTACGCTTCGGGAGCTGGCTGCAGCATACGCTGAACGAGATCGTCATGCTTTGGAGT GGTTCGATTCGTGGGGCAAAGTTCCTGCTGGACTGTACTACGGCAATGGGAATGCTTTTGGGAATTGGGATCAATGTCAGCAGTTTCGCTGGGCAGATATCGATGGCCAAAACTGTGTGCTGAACGTCGGATTTCCTTCGAACATTCCGGCACTGTTGTTTATTGGCCTTTGTGTGCCGCAGTTTTGTGAAGCTGACACTATCGGGCGATTGTATCAGTCTTATTTGGAATCATTGAAAGCTCCGGGACTAGCAGTGTACGGATATGTTTGTCAACAGAAAAGTGTCGTAGAATTTGATGGAGCTGTTACTGTGGCAAC tgtGGTGTACTCTATAATGGCGGCCTTGGTAATTGCTAGTACAGCATACGAAGTATGTATGAAGTATTTGGACCGTGTAGTAAACCCACTGTTGAGTAGCTTCTCGTTGGACAAAAACATCCGGAGTATCTTCCATATAGTTCCGAAATCGAAAACATCCTCCAGAACTATAGACTGTGTAAACGGTATTCGAGCTCTCTCCATGATTTGGATAGTGGTGGTTCACGTTCATGAGCGTCTACCAGCATTGCCGATTGAAAATCCCCCAGCTAGAGCGGACTATTTGATGAGCTTCGCTTTCTCCGTTCTCTGGATAGCTGGATACTTTGCGGTCGATACGTTTTTCGTACTCGGTTCTATGCTAGCAACTATGAGTCTACTGAAGGAACTGGATCGAAATGGAAAGATAAACTTGCTGAAGCTATACGTTAATCGATACGTACGGATAACCATCCCGTTGGCTGCTCTGATACTGTTCACCGTATCGTTCGCTAAGTACTTGAAAGACGAATTGTTCTGGAATCTTACGATCGAAGCAGCCGAGAGTGAATGTTCGAAGTATTGGTGGTCTGCTCTTCTGCACGTACAGAACTACGTTAACACACGAAATATG TGTCTCTCTTGGTCCTGGTACCTGTCCGTGGACATGCAGCTGTACATCGTTACCCCGGCTTTGGTTTATCCTCTGTGGCGTTACGGGAAACGAGTACTCTGGGGAATCGTTCTCCTGGCGGTACTTGCTGCGGCCTGTGTTTTCACTACCTTCATTACCAATGATTTCCGTATGAACTTGGGAGCTCCCAATGGTGGAGGCGAGCGATACATCATGACCTATTTTCCAACGCACGCTCGCATGGGTGTCTGGATGCTTGGGATTGTCTTCGGCTACGTCCTTCACAACACCAAACCAAACTCCGCTAAGCttccgaaaaaatattttacaattggATGGACAGTTTGCTTATTGCTGCTAGGTTTTCTCCTGTACGCCAACTACGAATTTCAGCGCTCGGACTACGAACAGTTTAGCAACGTATTGGACGCGTTTTACGAGTCGCTCAGTCGACCAGCGTTTGGGATCATCGTCATGTGGATCATCTACGCTTGTATTCAGGGGGAAGGTGGAATCATCAACGAGTTCCTGAGTGCCGATATTTGGCAGCCGATCGCCAAGCTGTCCTTCACCATGTATCTGCTGCACGCGTTGCTGGTTTTCATCGCCTCGATTGTTTATTTTAGCGTTGCGAACTTGCTGTACTTGATTTGGGGAGCGCTTGGGCTGACCCTAACGGTTGCGGTGCTGTGGAGTGCCATTTTTGAGATTCCCTTTGTGATACTTTGTAAAGCTTTGTTTGAGCGGATGCAGCCAGCAGGTGTAGAGAAACGCGTTGCGGACAAAATCGATGAATGA